The following proteins are co-located in the Paludibaculum fermentans genome:
- a CDS encoding RCC1 domain-containing protein translates to MIKHKSLLFRGLPTAGGIVATVFTLAALSVQASGAERIQILQENTGQNAQYSFRSIGTVAGARNLAVPETGGHILVRTVDGAVWSWGSNAQGQLGTGDLQQRNTWSQVAGVSGVTAVAAGAQHSLALQQDGTILAWGANTEGQLGSGTLANRAVPGVVPGLTNVRMIAAGQLFSIALRADGTVWAFGSNWNGIVPGESRKLISSPMQVKGLSGIEAVAVYGNLGYARDAQGQVWAWGTDGRSESSSARILGGDELTKSSAELKRRFQQEDPSPLVDAKWLGNSLTSRSVTAVNSTLTLIQDGTNSEYQFDGVVLDAKAGWAVAVISADAASIESQNATASAIRANRALAANGTTLAAVSAASGPLKAIGANTGTLRGYANHSISLKADGSVSAWGENQYGQLGDGTVHARLDPTCVAITGVISVATGSNHSVAVRSDQTVWTWGDDGQGQLGNGASINTSRSVPIMVPGLTGVIAVAAGQYHTLALKNDGTVWAWGFNGAGQLGDGSTTTRQSPVQVSGLTGITAIAAGDSHSLARKSDGTVYAWGLNTVGQLGDGTTTSRLTPKAILSFVAETVAAGSFHSIAVKLDGSVWAWGANNHGQLGDNTLVAKSAPVRSGTLTGATEIAGGGYHTIAIKSDGTAWTWGYSVYGALGQGNFSDALVPTAVSGVTTAVAAGAGAFHSLIRLSDGSVITAGDNERGELGRGSATPYFNTFAVTAAETPCFYPAPTPSTLGQRLAAAQDHSLVLYNDGTLWGSGGNANGELGDGTTTDRPTPVQVPGLTNILGVAAGWSHTLVVLKDGTVRSFGLNSTGQLGDGSSTTRLSPVTVTGLTGVTRVAGGKDHSLARKSDGTVWAWGANTNGAIGDNTQSTRLAPVQVTGLTSMVSVAAGDGFSLALKSDGTVWSWGNNTSGQLGDGTLTRKLTPVQVPGLAGIIAIAAGASHGLALRSDGTVWGWGLNTSGQVGDGTSSNRVTLSRADGLTGVVAISAGNAHSLALKADGSVWAWGLNTSGQLGDTTNTTRFVPTMTVGMYGGLAIAAGGTHSIGWKTDGFVRGWGSNSFGQFGIASPATSTSGVQGLLQPGILLPVTTMSVSPETGSGGVQTFNGVYRTVNGYSTLQWVQMLFAVATDGGGQSFCFLHYDVQGNGLWLYGDGGFFVGPIAPGAASQVLQNTLCAVNTSASTVAGNGTTLTVSPNVIFKTAGARNVYLRTQDQFFFDTGWVQQGIWSTVATPPATPTVNPNSGSGASQTFVLTYPDPPGFFGAPFGWVQFLVASATDGGGQPFCFVHYDRAGNGLWMYSGDVGFFLGPITPGVASNALDSTACSVNPAGTTVQNNSGNLIVSVPVTMKAPMSGAKKLFERTLDVLRRDTGWVQTGTWNIP, encoded by the coding sequence TTGATCAAACACAAATCACTACTGTTCAGGGGTTTACCCACAGCCGGAGGCATCGTCGCGACCGTATTCACACTGGCTGCGCTATCAGTGCAGGCGTCAGGTGCGGAACGGATTCAGATTCTACAGGAAAATACGGGGCAGAACGCCCAGTACTCGTTTCGTTCCATCGGGACAGTCGCCGGGGCGCGGAACCTGGCGGTGCCCGAAACCGGCGGTCATATCCTGGTTCGAACCGTGGACGGGGCGGTTTGGTCCTGGGGTAGCAACGCCCAGGGACAACTAGGAACTGGAGATCTTCAACAGCGCAATACATGGAGTCAGGTGGCCGGCGTTTCCGGCGTCACCGCTGTCGCGGCGGGTGCCCAGCACTCCCTGGCTTTGCAGCAGGATGGAACAATTTTGGCGTGGGGAGCGAACACGGAAGGCCAGCTCGGCAGCGGCACCCTGGCGAATCGCGCTGTCCCCGGGGTTGTCCCCGGGTTGACGAACGTCCGCATGATCGCCGCCGGCCAGCTCTTCTCCATCGCGCTACGCGCCGATGGCACGGTCTGGGCCTTCGGTTCGAACTGGAACGGCATTGTCCCCGGCGAGTCGCGCAAGCTGATCTCTTCACCCATGCAGGTGAAGGGACTCTCCGGCATCGAGGCCGTGGCCGTGTACGGAAACCTTGGTTACGCCCGTGACGCGCAGGGCCAAGTTTGGGCTTGGGGTACTGACGGCCGGTCTGAATCCTCCTCCGCTCGCATCCTGGGCGGCGACGAACTGACGAAGAGCTCCGCTGAGCTGAAGCGCCGGTTCCAGCAGGAAGATCCGAGCCCCCTGGTGGACGCCAAATGGTTGGGCAACTCGCTCACGTCGCGGTCAGTGACCGCCGTGAACAGCACCTTGACCCTCATCCAGGACGGGACGAACAGCGAATATCAGTTTGATGGCGTCGTACTCGATGCCAAAGCCGGTTGGGCCGTGGCGGTCATCTCCGCCGATGCGGCCTCGATTGAATCCCAGAACGCCACCGCCTCGGCCATCAGGGCCAACCGGGCGCTGGCTGCGAACGGTACTACGCTGGCCGCGGTATCGGCCGCCAGTGGTCCTCTCAAGGCAATTGGTGCGAACACCGGCACACTCCGCGGCTACGCCAACCACAGCATCTCGCTGAAGGCCGACGGCTCGGTCAGCGCCTGGGGTGAGAATCAGTATGGACAGTTGGGTGACGGAACCGTCCACGCCCGCCTGGACCCCACCTGCGTTGCCATCACTGGCGTCATTTCGGTCGCCACTGGCTCCAATCACAGTGTGGCCGTCAGATCGGATCAAACGGTCTGGACATGGGGCGACGACGGACAGGGCCAGTTGGGCAACGGCGCCTCGATCAATACCAGCCGCAGCGTGCCGATTATGGTGCCCGGCTTGACTGGCGTCATTGCAGTCGCCGCGGGCCAGTATCACACCCTGGCGCTGAAGAACGACGGCACCGTCTGGGCCTGGGGCTTCAACGGCGCGGGCCAGTTGGGTGACGGCTCGACCACCACGCGGCAGAGCCCGGTACAGGTCTCCGGACTCACCGGCATCACGGCAATCGCCGCCGGCGACTCCCACAGCTTGGCGCGCAAGAGCGACGGCACGGTCTACGCCTGGGGCCTCAATACGGTTGGCCAGCTGGGCGACGGCACCACTACTTCCCGCCTCACGCCGAAAGCCATTCTCAGCTTCGTGGCGGAAACCGTCGCAGCGGGCAGCTTCCACAGCATTGCGGTGAAGCTCGATGGTTCAGTCTGGGCCTGGGGTGCGAACAATCACGGCCAGTTGGGCGACAACACTTTGGTCGCCAAGTCTGCTCCCGTGCGCTCCGGCACGCTGACCGGCGCGACGGAAATCGCCGGTGGAGGCTATCACACGATTGCCATCAAGTCCGACGGTACCGCCTGGACTTGGGGCTACAGCGTCTACGGCGCTCTCGGACAGGGCAATTTCTCTGACGCTCTGGTTCCGACGGCCGTCAGCGGCGTAACCACGGCGGTTGCCGCCGGCGCCGGCGCCTTCCACAGCCTGATCCGCCTCTCGGACGGCAGCGTCATCACCGCTGGCGACAACGAACGCGGCGAACTGGGCCGCGGCAGCGCGACTCCCTACTTCAACACCTTCGCCGTGACGGCGGCGGAAACACCCTGCTTCTACCCGGCGCCGACGCCCAGCACGCTGGGGCAACGCCTGGCGGCGGCCCAGGATCACTCCCTGGTGCTGTATAACGATGGGACCCTCTGGGGCAGTGGCGGCAATGCGAACGGCGAACTCGGCGATGGCACCACCACCGACCGCCCCACGCCGGTGCAGGTCCCCGGGTTGACCAACATCCTCGGCGTAGCGGCGGGCTGGTCACATACCCTTGTGGTTCTGAAGGACGGAACGGTCCGCAGCTTCGGCCTCAACTCGACCGGCCAGTTGGGTGATGGTTCCTCCACCACCCGCCTGTCGCCAGTCACCGTCACCGGCTTGACCGGCGTGACGCGGGTTGCCGGCGGCAAGGATCACAGCTTGGCCCGCAAGAGCGACGGTACGGTTTGGGCCTGGGGCGCGAACACAAATGGTGCGATCGGAGACAACACTCAGTCCACCCGCCTCGCGCCTGTCCAGGTCACCGGCCTCACCAGCATGGTTTCCGTGGCCGCCGGCGACGGCTTCAGCCTTGCGCTGAAGTCCGACGGTACGGTTTGGTCCTGGGGTAACAACACCAGCGGACAGCTGGGCGACGGCACCCTGACCAGGAAACTGACGCCCGTCCAGGTCCCCGGACTCGCGGGCATTATCGCCATCGCAGCCGGCGCTTCCCACGGACTGGCGCTGAGAAGCGATGGAACCGTTTGGGGCTGGGGTCTCAACACTTCCGGCCAGGTTGGAGACGGCACGAGCAGCAACCGGGTCACCCTCTCCCGCGCGGACGGGCTGACCGGGGTTGTGGCTATCTCGGCCGGCAACGCTCACAGTCTGGCACTGAAGGCGGATGGCTCCGTTTGGGCCTGGGGCTTGAACACCAGCGGCCAATTGGGCGACACCACCAACACCACTCGCTTTGTCCCCACGATGACCGTCGGCATGTACGGCGGCCTGGCCATCGCGGCCGGCGGCACGCACAGCATCGGCTGGAAGACGGACGGCTTCGTCCGCGGCTGGGGCAGCAACTCGTTCGGCCAGTTCGGCATCGCTTCCCCGGCCACCAGCACCTCTGGCGTCCAGGGTCTGCTGCAGCCTGGCATCCTTCTGCCGGTCACCACCATGTCGGTCTCGCCCGAAACCGGCTCCGGCGGCGTTCAGACGTTCAATGGCGTCTACCGGACCGTCAACGGCTACTCCACCCTCCAATGGGTTCAGATGCTCTTCGCCGTCGCAACCGACGGTGGCGGCCAGTCGTTCTGCTTCCTGCACTACGACGTCCAGGGCAACGGGCTCTGGCTCTATGGCGACGGCGGCTTCTTCGTCGGTCCAATCGCGCCCGGCGCCGCCTCGCAAGTCCTGCAGAACACCCTCTGCGCCGTGAACACCTCGGCCTCCACGGTAGCGGGTAACGGCACCACCCTCACGGTCAGCCCCAACGTCATCTTCAAGACGGCGGGCGCCCGCAACGTCTACCTCCGCACCCAGGACCAGTTCTTCTTCGATACCGGCTGGGTGCAGCAGGGCATCTGGAGCACGGTGGCCACGCCGCCGGCCACGCCCACGGTCAACCCGAATTCCGGCAGCGGTGCAAGTCAGACCTTTGTCCTGACCTACCCCGATCCTCCCGGCTTCTTCGGCGCTCCGTTTGGCTGGGTGCAGTTCCTGGTCGCCAGCGCCACCGATGGCGGCGGACAGCCGTTCTGCTTCGTCCATTACGATCGCGCCGGCAACGGCCTCTGGATGTACTCAGGCGACGTTGGGTTCTTCCTTGGGCCCATCACCCCTGGAGTGGCCTCGAACGCCCTCGACAGCACGGCGTGCTCGGTCAATCCGGCCGGCACCACCGTCCAGAACAACTCCGGCAACCTGATCGTCTCCGTTCCGGTCACGATGAAGGCGCCCATGAGCGGTGCGAAGAAGCTGTTCGAACGCACCCTGGATGTCCTGCGGCGTGATACCGGTTGGGTTCAGACCGGTACCTGGAACATCCCATAA
- a CDS encoding ATP-binding cassette domain-containing protein, which translates to MHKPRRLLRSHLKELMTRHRPERFQALRDVSFEVNPGESVAIIGRNGAGKSTLLGLVAGLVDPDSGQIIVNGRGAALLQLGSGFHSDLTGIENIHLNASVLGVSRQRTEELMDEIIEFSGIGDFVHEPVRSYSSGMVMRLAFSVAVCVDPDFLIIDEVLAVGDRAFQDKCVERIYKLHQAGKTILCVSHAAATVRELCQRAIWLDEGVLRMDGPIEEVIAAYESGLNLRAVHLNDPAPDPELVAPPVEAGEIEEPAVEEPAVEEPTPVEEPAPEPPPVADPEPAPPPIQEPEPPPAPIEEPEPEPILEAALPSEEPAPEGEASVGESGELAEIGEPPAEEIAPYVPPGPPCEEELAYIKALVLEHYCFVDYQNRTLMPQTNVPALIVPIDYEEVVPREKGRDPYAAITSLLETRIWAYEELHTRLEPFLELPDVADELADPTDEVSPFWKNIFFTGMDARAAYALIRAYVPGRIVEIGSGNSTRFLRKAIRDGKLKTQITCIDPSPRLSIKAVADEVREESLIATPLEYFASLQPGDFVFFDGSHICFHDSDVTHFFLRVMPMLPKGVLVHVHDIYLPEEYPEHFDIRYYNEQYMLAAFLLWNSSWKPFLPVHFLHGRGILNADGCSFWLMNGHLTEPEPVRRRSRVR; encoded by the coding sequence ATGCACAAGCCCCGGCGGCTATTGCGCAGTCACCTCAAGGAGTTGATGACGCGGCATCGGCCGGAGCGCTTTCAGGCGCTGCGGGATGTCTCGTTCGAAGTGAACCCCGGCGAAAGCGTCGCCATCATCGGCCGCAATGGCGCGGGCAAAAGTACCCTGCTCGGCCTCGTCGCCGGCCTGGTCGATCCCGACTCCGGGCAGATCATTGTCAACGGCCGCGGTGCCGCCCTGCTACAGCTCGGTTCCGGTTTCCATTCCGACCTGACCGGGATAGAAAACATCCACCTGAACGCCTCCGTCCTGGGTGTCTCCCGCCAGCGGACCGAAGAGCTGATGGACGAAATCATCGAGTTCTCGGGAATCGGCGATTTTGTGCACGAGCCTGTCCGGTCATACTCGTCGGGCATGGTGATGCGTCTGGCCTTCTCCGTCGCCGTCTGTGTCGACCCGGACTTCCTCATCATCGACGAGGTTCTTGCCGTGGGCGACCGCGCCTTCCAGGACAAATGTGTCGAACGCATCTACAAGCTGCACCAGGCCGGCAAGACGATACTGTGCGTCTCCCACGCCGCCGCGACGGTTCGGGAGCTGTGCCAGCGCGCGATCTGGCTGGACGAGGGCGTACTGCGCATGGATGGCCCCATCGAAGAGGTCATTGCCGCCTACGAATCCGGTCTCAACCTGAGAGCCGTTCACCTCAACGATCCCGCACCGGATCCGGAACTGGTTGCGCCGCCCGTGGAGGCTGGCGAAATCGAGGAGCCCGCCGTCGAGGAACCTGCCGTCGAAGAGCCCACCCCCGTCGAGGAGCCGGCTCCGGAGCCGCCGCCCGTCGCGGACCCTGAACCAGCCCCCCCGCCCATCCAGGAGCCTGAACCCCCGCCCGCCCCCATCGAGGAGCCCGAGCCGGAACCCATATTAGAAGCTGCCCTACCCAGCGAGGAGCCCGCGCCCGAAGGGGAAGCGTCCGTCGGAGAGTCGGGCGAATTGGCTGAGATCGGTGAGCCTCCCGCCGAGGAGATTGCACCCTATGTACCGCCGGGTCCCCCTTGCGAGGAGGAGTTGGCCTACATCAAAGCGTTGGTATTGGAGCATTATTGCTTCGTCGATTACCAGAATCGTACGTTGATGCCGCAAACCAATGTGCCGGCGCTGATTGTCCCAATCGACTACGAAGAAGTCGTGCCCCGGGAAAAGGGCCGCGACCCTTACGCCGCCATCACCTCACTGCTCGAGACCAGGATCTGGGCGTATGAGGAGCTCCACACCCGGCTCGAGCCGTTCCTGGAACTGCCTGACGTAGCCGACGAATTGGCCGATCCCACCGACGAGGTCTCGCCGTTCTGGAAGAACATCTTCTTTACCGGGATGGACGCGCGCGCCGCCTACGCGCTGATACGGGCCTACGTGCCGGGCCGCATTGTCGAGATCGGCAGCGGGAACAGCACCCGGTTCCTGCGCAAGGCGATTCGCGACGGGAAGCTCAAGACGCAGATCACCTGCATCGACCCGTCCCCCCGGTTGTCCATCAAAGCCGTGGCCGACGAGGTGCGCGAGGAGAGCCTGATCGCCACGCCGCTGGAGTATTTCGCCAGCCTGCAGCCGGGCGACTTCGTCTTCTTCGACGGCAGCCATATCTGCTTCCACGACTCCGACGTCACGCACTTCTTCCTGCGCGTCATGCCCATGCTGCCCAAGGGCGTGCTGGTGCACGTTCACGATATCTATTTGCCTGAAGAGTACCCCGAGCATTTTGACATTCGTTACTACAACGAACAGTATATGCTGGCCGCTTTTCTGCTCTGGAATTCCAGTTGGAAGCCGTTTTTGCCAGTTCATTTTCTGCACGGCCGGGGGATTTTGAACGCGGACGGCTGCTCGTTCTGGCTGATGAATGGCCATCTCACGGAACCTGAGCCGGTGCGCCGCCGGAGCCGCGTCCGCTGA
- a CDS encoding ABC transporter permease has protein sequence MWRGDLLYLVRNLVLKDFKVRYRNMSLGMLWSLLNPLVMMGILTFVFTMIFPNKTVDHFAVFVLTGMVPYNFFSLAWATSSASIVESADFIKRVNVPREMIPLTAVLSTALNMAAQVALLFALVLFFGYGVNRYWLLLPVVWGLEIAFVCGLGLITGTLAVFIRDTRYVVESVNLVMFWLVPIFYPFSAIPPQLQPLYQYNPVAALVLASRNILLEGVAPSGELLLKLALVSFGTLAVGSFTFRHWKRQFYDYL, from the coding sequence ATGTGGCGAGGCGACCTGCTGTATCTCGTCCGGAACCTGGTCCTGAAGGACTTCAAGGTCAGGTATCGCAACATGTCCCTGGGCATGTTGTGGTCCCTGCTGAATCCCCTGGTGATGATGGGGATTCTCACCTTTGTCTTCACCATGATCTTCCCGAACAAGACCGTCGATCATTTCGCGGTCTTTGTCCTGACGGGCATGGTGCCCTACAACTTCTTCAGCCTCGCCTGGGCCACCTCCAGCGCCTCCATCGTGGAAAGCGCCGATTTCATCAAGCGCGTCAATGTGCCGCGCGAGATGATCCCGCTCACGGCTGTGCTCTCGACGGCGCTGAACATGGCTGCGCAGGTGGCTTTGCTCTTCGCCTTGGTCCTGTTCTTTGGCTATGGCGTCAATCGCTACTGGCTCCTGCTGCCGGTGGTCTGGGGCCTGGAGATCGCCTTTGTCTGCGGCCTGGGCCTGATCACGGGAACGCTCGCCGTCTTCATCCGGGATACGCGCTACGTTGTGGAGTCAGTCAACCTAGTCATGTTTTGGCTGGTCCCTATCTTCTACCCGTTTAGCGCAATCCCCCCGCAACTCCAGCCTTTGTATCAGTACAACCCGGTGGCTGCGCTGGTGCTTGCTTCCCGGAATATCCTTTTAGAGGGCGTGGCTCCGTCCGGTGAGCTGCTGCTGAAACTTGCCCTGGTCTCATTCGGCACTTTAGCCGTCGGGTCGTTCACCTTCCGGCATTGGAAACGTCAGTTCTACGACTACCTGTAA
- a CDS encoding NAD-dependent epimerase/dehydratase family protein: protein MAQAKVLITGGAGYIGSVLTPQLLNAGFAVTVLDSFLYGQPSLLENCWHPDFQIIRGDCRDERVLRDAIGSADIIIALAALVGAPVCDADRIAARTTNLEGIQSLLKLRSKQQWILYPCTNSGYGVGEASNYCTEESPLKPISQYARDKVEAERQVLDAGNGVSLRLATVFGVSPRMRIDLLVNDFVHRAVTDRSLVIFEGHFKRNYIHIRDVARAFQHVMARFDAMKEQPYNVGLSDANLSKLELCAEIKKLIPGFSYLEAPIGEDPDKRDYIVSNAKIEATGFQPAVSLPEGINELKKAFTILRARRYSNV, encoded by the coding sequence ATGGCTCAAGCAAAAGTACTCATCACTGGCGGCGCGGGCTACATCGGCTCGGTTTTGACGCCGCAACTTCTCAATGCCGGCTTTGCCGTCACGGTGCTCGACAGCTTCCTGTACGGCCAGCCCAGTCTCCTGGAGAACTGCTGGCATCCCGACTTTCAGATCATTCGCGGCGACTGCCGGGATGAACGGGTGCTGCGCGACGCCATCGGTTCCGCCGACATCATCATCGCCCTGGCGGCCCTGGTGGGCGCGCCGGTCTGCGACGCTGACCGCATTGCGGCCCGGACCACCAACCTGGAAGGCATCCAATCGCTGCTGAAGCTGCGGTCCAAGCAGCAATGGATCCTTTATCCCTGCACCAACAGCGGTTACGGAGTTGGAGAAGCATCGAATTACTGTACGGAAGAGTCTCCGCTCAAGCCGATCTCCCAATACGCGAGGGACAAGGTGGAAGCCGAGCGGCAGGTGCTGGATGCCGGCAACGGCGTCTCCCTGCGGTTGGCGACCGTGTTCGGCGTCTCCCCCCGCATGCGCATCGACCTGCTGGTGAACGACTTCGTCCACCGCGCCGTCACCGACCGCTCGCTGGTGATCTTTGAGGGCCACTTCAAGCGGAACTACATCCACATCCGCGATGTGGCGCGCGCCTTCCAACATGTGATGGCGCGCTTCGACGCCATGAAGGAGCAGCCGTATAACGTCGGCCTGAGCGACGCCAATCTGTCCAAGCTCGAGCTGTGCGCGGAGATCAAGAAGCTGATTCCGGGCTTCTCCTATTTGGAGGCGCCCATAGGCGAAGATCCGGACAAGCGTGATTACATCGTTTCGAATGCGAAGATTGAAGCCACTGGCTTCCAGCCGGCGGTCTCGCTGCCGGAGGGTATCAATGAACTCAAAAAGGCATTCACGATCCTCAGAGCCCGGAGATATTCAAATGTCTAG
- a CDS encoding glycosyltransferase — translation MTPTGGIVQVSDISVGSGNFDSLSLLRSLVDLYGIPATILEPDQQDKAISQLEGGLDVERIPTSTHFRSTTGRIEFVSMVAARINQLKPRILIIRCSWNIPVLFRLAKKPPLVIYHATESTTYYGNFDPEFNRHARQWIDVVVFPEENRAAIDIRRCGFEKIPVALAYNSPTRLADLEDPIPPADRNGRIYYSGALDVNATFVDYYGDSRMQLFPIDIYGYIGGSEPERTRKVLVNAGGQIRYKGFVDTKYLEAARPNYAYSLTIWKTSNENQTFACPCKFFESISSGVPPITAPHPQPKQVVERYKCGIVMKGWGFQDMLDAFTRAMQLYGTPEYDEMVANCNLAMKEELNWDRQFERVRRLLPASI, via the coding sequence ATGACCCCGACCGGCGGCATCGTTCAGGTCTCCGATATCAGCGTCGGCTCGGGCAATTTCGACTCGCTGTCGCTGCTCCGTTCTCTGGTCGACCTCTACGGCATCCCGGCCACGATTCTGGAGCCCGATCAGCAGGACAAGGCGATCTCCCAGTTGGAAGGCGGGCTGGATGTCGAGCGCATCCCCACCTCCACGCACTTCCGCAGCACCACCGGACGCATCGAGTTCGTCTCCATGGTGGCTGCCCGGATCAATCAACTAAAGCCGCGCATCCTGATCATCCGCTGCTCCTGGAACATCCCTGTTTTGTTCCGCTTGGCGAAGAAGCCGCCGCTCGTGATCTACCACGCGACGGAGTCGACCACCTACTACGGCAACTTCGACCCCGAGTTCAACCGCCATGCCCGCCAGTGGATCGATGTGGTGGTGTTCCCGGAGGAGAACCGGGCCGCCATCGACATTCGCCGCTGCGGGTTCGAGAAGATTCCGGTGGCCCTGGCGTATAACTCGCCCACCCGGTTGGCCGATCTGGAAGATCCCATCCCCCCGGCCGACCGGAACGGCCGCATCTACTACTCGGGTGCGCTCGACGTGAACGCCACCTTCGTCGACTACTACGGGGACTCGCGGATGCAGTTGTTCCCTATCGACATCTATGGCTATATCGGCGGGTCGGAGCCCGAGAGAACCCGGAAAGTGCTCGTGAACGCCGGGGGCCAGATCCGCTACAAGGGCTTTGTCGATACCAAGTACCTGGAAGCCGCCCGGCCGAATTACGCTTATAGCCTGACGATCTGGAAGACCTCCAACGAAAACCAGACCTTCGCCTGTCCGTGCAAGTTCTTCGAATCCATCTCCTCCGGCGTTCCGCCCATCACCGCCCCCCACCCTCAACCGAAACAGGTTGTCGAGCGCTACAAGTGCGGCATCGTCATGAAAGGCTGGGGCTTCCAGGACATGCTGGATGCCTTCACCCGGGCCATGCAGCTGTATGGCACGCCGGAATACGACGAGATGGTCGCGAACTGCAATCTCGCAATGAAAGAAGAGTTGAACTGGGACCGGCAATTCGAGCGGGTGCGCAGGCTGCTGCCCGCCTCGATTTAG
- a CDS encoding glycosyltransferase, with protein sequence MIDQSIVDIGGHHYEYAQHVLSAAQAAGHTPVLAAHREFKSTEAPWKVFPAYRLGFWKRMSKATLGERLANAYTALYHHFFVFKTRLFFSQLGFLWVVRNNAIEYLRWHPFDSAFKIGYAAALAVIFLPIRAIFRILAAIIPFRGFFRQIWDAAWTSVTGALGLLFESLSSGGTLQEWRFQRRKARLFAADTLELLRALKPEEGDLIFIPTLGVPEMIGLIEVWEKYPEALKATYHLLFRRNLYDGREWEYPNQDAHLTPLRNAYLSFRSRASAARVFFYTDTEELTIQHERVSSLPFHTCPIPHTECPSVRVATPAKPLQLVYLGDARAEKGYHFFPALVEDLRRDFIAKGRVEFQIQSNYNIPKGESEAVVARCLLQGALGGGVKLFLEPLPSEQYRAVLREADLLILPYDRDNYYARSSGVLIEALTAGIPVVAPAASWLGRQFADGVYAYRNQLLQKLEEDVVPIRRHQLWQQPATGKSWYLGASREISFGGGDRAAQAWISVPAEATYLWVRMTLEGSEEGHAVLVSTTGLDRAGRKCEEGSDILSPGYASSQIVALVPVGPDTTKVLLNLRHAFADVELTGTDFEVGFLLQQEGAAPLPLSAIGVAYTHVDKLSSAVREVLAHYDHYRNTAMDNAPAAYDFHNAGRLVSMLTSIAGAPPEAPRAGQEQRGSKIGAARVTA encoded by the coding sequence TTGATAGACCAATCAATTGTCGATATCGGCGGTCATCATTATGAATACGCGCAGCATGTTCTCTCCGCCGCCCAGGCCGCCGGACACACCCCCGTCCTCGCCGCTCACCGTGAGTTCAAATCCACAGAAGCGCCCTGGAAGGTGTTTCCTGCCTATCGTCTAGGCTTCTGGAAGCGCATGTCGAAGGCGACGCTGGGCGAGCGTCTGGCGAACGCCTACACCGCCCTGTACCATCACTTCTTTGTTTTCAAGACGCGCCTGTTTTTCTCTCAATTGGGCTTTCTTTGGGTTGTCCGGAATAACGCAATTGAGTACCTGCGCTGGCATCCATTTGATTCGGCATTTAAGATCGGTTATGCGGCCGCCCTGGCTGTAATCTTTCTGCCAATCCGGGCGATTTTCCGAATCCTGGCCGCCATCATCCCCTTCCGCGGCTTCTTCCGCCAGATCTGGGATGCCGCCTGGACCAGCGTGACCGGCGCCCTCGGCCTGCTGTTCGAATCCCTCTCCAGCGGGGGTACTCTCCAGGAGTGGCGTTTCCAGCGCCGCAAAGCGCGTTTGTTCGCCGCTGACACGCTGGAACTGCTTCGCGCGCTGAAACCCGAAGAAGGCGACCTGATCTTCATTCCCACTCTCGGCGTCCCGGAAATGATTGGATTGATTGAGGTTTGGGAGAAGTATCCGGAGGCTTTGAAGGCCACCTACCACCTCTTGTTCCGCCGCAATCTCTACGATGGACGCGAGTGGGAATACCCGAACCAGGACGCGCACCTGACCCCGCTCCGCAATGCGTACCTCTCGTTCCGCAGCCGCGCCTCCGCCGCCCGCGTATTCTTCTACACAGATACGGAAGAGCTGACCATCCAGCACGAGCGGGTCTCTTCACTGCCCTTCCACACCTGCCCGATTCCCCACACCGAGTGTCCTTCTGTACGCGTGGCCACACCGGCCAAGCCTTTGCAGCTGGTCTATTTGGGCGATGCTCGTGCTGAAAAGGGGTATCACTTTTTCCCGGCTCTGGTGGAAGATTTGCGGCGCGATTTCATCGCGAAGGGCCGCGTCGAATTCCAGATTCAGTCTAATTACAATATTCCCAAGGGCGAATCCGAGGCGGTGGTCGCCCGCTGCCTGCTGCAGGGCGCGCTCGGCGGCGGCGTCAAGCTGTTTCTGGAGCCTCTGCCCTCTGAGCAATACCGGGCCGTGCTGCGCGAAGCCGACCTGCTGATTCTGCCTTACGACCGTGATAACTACTACGCCCGCAGTTCCGGGGTCCTGATTGAGGCGCTCACCGCCGGCATCCCGGTCGTTGCCCCCGCCGCCTCCTGGCTGGGCCGGCAGTTTGCCGACGGCGTGTATGCCTACCGGAACCAACTCCTCCAGAAGCTGGAAGAGGACGTGGTGCCCATCCGCCGCCACCAACTCTGGCAGCAGCCGGCCACGGGTAAATCCTGGTACCTCGGCGCCAGCCGGGAGATCAGCTTTGGCGGCGGTGACCGCGCCGCGCAGGCCTGGATCAGCGTCCCCGCGGAAGCGACATACCTCTGGGTCAGGATGACCCTCGAGGGCTCCGAGGAGGGGCACGCCGTGCTGGTCAGCACAACCGGTCTCGACCGCGCGGGCCGTAAGTGCGAGGAAGGCTCCGATATTCTGTCCCCCGGCTATGCGAGCTCCCAGATCGTGGCGCTCGTCCCGGTGGGGCCGGATACCACCAAGGTGCTCCTGAACCTGCGCCACGCCTTTGCCGACGTGGAATTGACCGGCACTGACTTTGAAGTCGGCTTTCTCCTGCAGCAGGAAGGGGCTGCGCCGCTCCCCCTGAGCGCAATCGGCGTCGCCTACACGCATGTGGATAAGCTCTCTTCCGCCGTAAGGGAGGTTCTCGCCCACTATGACCACTACAGGAATACGGCCATGGACAACGCCCCCGCCGCTTACGATTTCCACAATGCCGGCCGGCTCGTTTCGATGCTGACGTCCATCGCCGGAGCTCCCCCTGAAGCGCCCCGCGCGGGGCAGGAGCAACGCGGTTCGAAGATCGGCGCCGCGCGGGTGACCGCATGA